A region of Streptomyces sp. TG1A-60 DNA encodes the following proteins:
- a CDS encoding amino acid adenylation domain-containing protein codes for MGRDEALEFTERVEDLALAALFHGEETQPAPRPDTTRPDAEETKETAAPGSATVLDLFAAAVADRPTATAVRSGTRALDYRALDAWADAIAARLHDQGIESGSVVGVLVERGIHLVPALLGILRSGAAFLPLDPAYPTDRLRGYTEVARCDLILTDRTTHALGAVLGTALLVPEADGSAPAVPQLVEADGLAYLLFTSGSTGTPKGVEIEHGALANFLSGIGERLGSSAEDAVLAHTTVAFDISLLELLLPLTVGATVVLASREVARDPQRLAELAGEVTVAQATPSMWRLLLATGWTPPAELTVLSGGEALPLSVAEGLHASARVLWNLYGPTEATIWASAHRVTSVGAFVPLGEPLPNLQLHVLDERLEPCAPGVTGTLWISGAGLARGYAHRPDLTADAFTVHPVSGVRLYRTGDEVRLHADGAIEWLGRADAQVKVRGNRIEPAEIEQVLERFAGITAAVAVAARFEDRGEPRLTAYLVGDGLPTKAELDEFVGATLPEYMVPDAYVRLDALPLTDNGKVARARLPMPTRETVLRADAAPAPSVPAPAPDAAPADAALTTDALTELIALVFADTVGQPEFAADANFFDLGGDSANVAVAAVRLSRELGAEVTAPSIFATGTAIKLARLLAADGLVRITEPEPKGHTLVSAAEPVRETVVERKRPLTVAAEPGRPGPGREEVLDGALAVVGMACRFPGAATPDAFWLNLVNGVSSVGDAPAGRRGWASLWTEAESDEVQMGWVDGVEYFDPGRFGLTDREARRLDPLQRILLSVTAEALESGGHDHVSLGADTGVFIGTIASDFPELVARSIGHSDPHIATGTAISMVANRLSHVFDWSGPSVAVDTACSSSLVALHQAAMHLRSGDVDAAVVGAANLVLTPDKTRSFARNGMLSPQGVCRAFDEGADGYVRGEGCGVVVLKRLADAQRDGDPILAVIRGTAVNHTGGSAGFLTAPSRPAQTAVLRKALAASGIAAGDIGYVEAHGTGTQLGDLIELEALHAVLGKEAAHPVAVGSVKTNIGHLEPAAGIAGLIKTILALQAGSIPPSLNFTTPNKSFDFTASPLFVADRPLPWDGPRIAGVSSFGFGGVNAHVVVEAAPRATQDAADRDRLPRLLTLSAVSDAALRTLVHRLVLMLRSPYCPSLTPLSEASRRRPATAHRLACVVDSLEQLDDKLRLFLAGVDDARSLYLGVADGSGRTGNATVPDVVSREELEAVARQFVTGVDSSTGPGRAGVRFPTAPHDERYLWLEPTGRPQQQPTPPAPGAARPRVAAQQGDVRDGAAASGRTTDSWAELPEAAEHVVLGKPTLPGAAYPGKVAEFVGRERFGLRDLTFRRVVETPATLSAERDGAQVTFRDGNGALVCTAELTAPEQPALPVPPSGDGFTTVELGALYRGFERHGLAYGSSFRTVAALSTAPGQARGVLRAGAAPDGVVDARLLDGAFQVALTACGAQGLYVPFAVERLTVVGPVPATARVYARRERETGPDSGLLTASLVILDGDDPVLEARGITWKRLSSTPSAGDPRPVTAQGVDAGSGRSVVPAAGSNGHRPVPARPGRGDALDATLARWVADALETGIEELEPDRPLQEQGLDSVLAVALAQDLRAKLGVDIPVTLVLETGSVDRLAAELREEYGVTTIPGEATHTEKPDVATSTPESDAATSTAAPDATRSYPRQAQLAPLAEPFTTPAAPTAGTADPERHDIAVIGIDGVFPNAADTGELWRILLDGEDCLSEVPASRWDIDAYYGTDGEPGTVYLRRAGFVDGLTDFDPGFFRLSPAEAQWIDPQQRHLIQSAWRALEDAGLAGRPHRSTGVFVGASYQHYRDVVVDDVVQTAAGLGNHNAILANRLSYFLDLHGPSMTVDTLCSSSLVALHTAVRSIRNGECEQAIVAGVHLGMSPQYFQLGSRLRSFSPTGRSRAFDAGADGFVPGEGVVSVVVKPLAAALRDGDRVRGVIRGSAVNHGGRTSGLTVPSGGSQQEVVAAALADARVSPESIGLVEAHGTGTGLGDPIEVKGLTRAWRRHTERSQFCALGSLKSNIGHLEPAAGLAGLVKVLLALERGVVPPTVNVTRPNDHIRFEGTPFYLADRPVEWPRTGGPRRGAVSAFGMGGVNAHVIVEEAPDVPAPAGPVQGSHLVRVTGADEAAVRALAAAYADHVAVTPEDQLGHVAFTANAGRAAQRHRVAVHGATAQELADRLTDVAAGRTPVVRHTGKPATTAFLFTGQGSQYPGMGRDLYTTEPHFHDALHECADLLVPHIDVPLLDLLWGDAQQLLDQTRYAQPAIVSVEVALARYLEAAGVRPDAVAGHSLGELTAAWSAGVLSLPDLLRLTALRGRLMQDQPATGAMAVVHTDTDTLTAALRAHPGLEIAAYNAPRIHTVTGPADALARFGEETSHRTQLLTVSHAFHSADMEPAVAPFAEAVAATSLKPPAIPLAATLTGTWHTPDSAVDAGHWAEAIRRPVRFTQALSALAETHPRAVWEIGPHPQLTPLARTTLAEPHPVWLTTLHRGREDQVQLHTALADHHNRTGAELNWSALHEGKQHRTTTIPTYPFHREPLAAPPARRRAVTNAVSHPLFDRHYEHRSEGQ; via the coding sequence ATGGGACGCGACGAGGCGCTGGAGTTCACCGAGCGGGTCGAGGACCTCGCTCTGGCCGCCCTGTTCCACGGCGAGGAGACGCAGCCCGCGCCCCGGCCCGACACCACCCGGCCGGACGCCGAAGAGACGAAGGAAACGGCGGCACCCGGCAGCGCGACCGTGCTCGACCTGTTCGCCGCCGCGGTCGCCGACCGGCCCACGGCCACCGCCGTCCGCAGCGGCACCCGCGCCCTCGACTACCGCGCCCTCGACGCCTGGGCCGACGCGATCGCCGCCCGTCTGCACGACCAGGGCATCGAGTCCGGTTCGGTGGTCGGTGTCCTCGTCGAACGAGGCATCCACCTGGTTCCCGCCCTCCTCGGCATCCTCCGCTCCGGCGCGGCCTTCCTTCCACTCGACCCGGCGTATCCCACGGACCGGTTGCGCGGGTACACCGAGGTCGCACGGTGCGACCTGATCCTCACCGACCGCACCACCCACGCTCTCGGCGCCGTGCTGGGCACCGCCCTGCTCGTACCGGAGGCGGACGGGTCGGCACCGGCCGTGCCGCAGCTGGTCGAGGCGGACGGCCTCGCCTACCTTCTGTTCACCAGTGGATCCACGGGCACCCCCAAGGGCGTGGAGATCGAGCACGGGGCGCTCGCCAACTTCCTCAGCGGGATCGGCGAGCGGCTGGGCTCCTCGGCCGAGGACGCCGTACTCGCCCACACGACGGTCGCCTTCGACATCTCCTTGCTGGAACTCCTCCTGCCGCTGACCGTCGGCGCCACGGTCGTCCTCGCCTCCCGCGAGGTGGCACGCGATCCGCAGCGCCTGGCAGAACTGGCCGGCGAAGTGACCGTCGCCCAGGCCACGCCGAGTATGTGGCGGCTGTTGCTGGCCACCGGGTGGACCCCGCCCGCGGAGCTCACCGTCCTCTCGGGCGGCGAGGCCCTGCCCCTGAGCGTCGCCGAGGGCCTGCACGCCTCGGCCCGTGTCCTGTGGAACCTGTACGGCCCCACCGAGGCCACCATCTGGGCCTCCGCCCACCGTGTCACCTCCGTGGGTGCCTTCGTCCCGCTCGGCGAGCCGCTGCCGAACCTCCAACTGCACGTCCTGGACGAGCGGCTGGAGCCGTGCGCCCCCGGTGTGACGGGCACGCTGTGGATCTCCGGCGCCGGACTCGCCCGGGGGTACGCCCACCGGCCCGACCTCACGGCGGACGCCTTCACCGTCCACCCCGTCAGCGGAGTGCGCCTCTACCGGACCGGTGACGAGGTACGGCTCCACGCCGACGGCGCCATCGAATGGCTGGGGCGTGCCGACGCCCAGGTCAAGGTGCGCGGCAATCGCATCGAGCCCGCCGAGATCGAGCAGGTGCTGGAACGGTTCGCCGGGATCACCGCGGCCGTCGCCGTCGCCGCCCGGTTCGAGGACCGGGGCGAACCGCGTCTGACCGCCTATCTGGTCGGAGACGGCCTGCCGACGAAGGCCGAGCTGGACGAGTTCGTCGGCGCCACGCTGCCCGAGTACATGGTGCCGGACGCGTACGTACGGCTCGACGCGCTGCCCCTGACCGACAACGGAAAGGTGGCGCGGGCCCGGCTGCCGATGCCGACGCGTGAGACGGTCCTGCGCGCCGATGCGGCCCCTGCCCCGTCCGTCCCCGCTCCCGCACCTGACGCCGCTCCCGCGGACGCCGCCCTGACCACTGATGCACTGACCGAGCTCATCGCGCTCGTCTTCGCCGACACCGTGGGACAACCCGAGTTCGCCGCGGACGCCAACTTCTTCGATCTCGGCGGCGACTCGGCCAACGTCGCCGTCGCCGCCGTACGCCTCAGCCGCGAGCTGGGTGCGGAGGTAACGGCTCCGTCGATCTTCGCGACCGGCACCGCGATCAAGCTGGCCCGTCTGTTGGCCGCCGACGGCCTGGTGCGGATCACCGAGCCGGAGCCAAAGGGACACACCCTGGTCTCCGCCGCTGAGCCCGTACGGGAGACGGTGGTGGAGAGGAAGAGGCCCCTGACGGTCGCGGCGGAGCCCGGACGCCCCGGGCCCGGGCGGGAGGAAGTCCTCGACGGCGCGCTGGCCGTGGTCGGGATGGCGTGCCGGTTCCCCGGCGCCGCCACCCCGGACGCGTTCTGGCTCAACCTGGTCAACGGCGTCTCCAGCGTCGGTGACGCGCCGGCGGGCAGGCGCGGCTGGGCCAGCCTGTGGACCGAGGCCGAGTCCGACGAGGTGCAGATGGGCTGGGTCGACGGAGTCGAGTACTTCGACCCTGGCCGCTTCGGCCTCACCGACCGCGAGGCCCGGCGACTGGACCCCCTGCAGCGCATCCTGCTGAGCGTGACCGCCGAGGCGCTGGAGAGCGGCGGCCACGACCACGTGTCGCTCGGCGCCGACACCGGTGTCTTCATCGGCACGATCGCGAGCGACTTCCCGGAGCTGGTGGCGCGGAGCATCGGCCACAGCGACCCGCACATCGCCACGGGCACCGCCATCTCCATGGTCGCCAACCGGCTGTCGCACGTCTTCGACTGGTCGGGACCGAGCGTGGCCGTCGACACGGCGTGCTCGTCCTCCCTGGTCGCCCTGCACCAGGCCGCCATGCACCTGCGGTCGGGTGATGTCGACGCCGCGGTCGTGGGCGCGGCCAACCTGGTCCTGACGCCGGACAAGACGCGGTCCTTCGCACGCAACGGCATGCTGTCCCCCCAGGGCGTGTGCCGGGCCTTCGACGAGGGAGCCGACGGTTACGTCCGAGGAGAGGGCTGCGGCGTCGTCGTCCTGAAGCGGCTCGCGGACGCCCAGCGCGACGGGGACCCGATCCTCGCCGTGATCCGCGGCACCGCCGTCAACCACACCGGCGGCAGCGCCGGCTTCCTCACCGCGCCCAGTAGGCCCGCCCAGACGGCGGTGCTGCGCAAGGCACTCGCGGCCTCCGGGATCGCCGCCGGCGACATCGGCTACGTCGAGGCACACGGCACCGGCACACAGCTCGGTGACCTCATCGAACTCGAAGCGCTGCACGCGGTCCTCGGCAAGGAGGCAGCGCACCCGGTCGCCGTGGGATCGGTGAAGACGAACATCGGCCACCTGGAGCCCGCCGCCGGCATCGCCGGACTCATCAAGACGATCCTCGCCCTCCAGGCCGGAAGCATCCCGCCGTCCCTCAACTTCACCACCCCGAACAAGTCGTTCGACTTCACGGCCTCACCGCTGTTCGTCGCCGACCGGCCGCTGCCCTGGGACGGGCCGCGGATCGCGGGCGTCAGCAGCTTCGGCTTCGGCGGCGTGAACGCCCACGTCGTGGTCGAGGCCGCGCCCCGCGCCACGCAGGACGCCGCGGACCGCGACCGGCTGCCCCGGCTGCTGACCCTGTCGGCCGTGTCGGACGCGGCGCTGCGCACCCTGGTGCACCGCCTCGTGCTGATGCTGCGCTCCCCGTACTGTCCGTCCCTCACGCCGCTGAGCGAGGCGAGCCGCAGACGTCCGGCGACGGCACACCGGCTCGCCTGCGTCGTCGACAGCCTCGAACAGCTCGACGACAAGCTGCGGCTGTTCCTGGCCGGCGTGGACGACGCCCGCTCCCTCTACCTGGGAGTGGCCGACGGCTCCGGGCGCACGGGGAACGCGACGGTCCCGGACGTGGTGAGCCGGGAGGAACTGGAGGCGGTGGCCCGGCAGTTCGTCACGGGCGTGGACTCCTCCACGGGGCCGGGCCGGGCGGGCGTACGCTTCCCGACCGCGCCGCACGACGAGAGGTACCTCTGGCTGGAGCCGACCGGACGGCCGCAGCAACAGCCGACGCCCCCGGCGCCCGGCGCGGCCCGGCCCCGCGTCGCGGCCCAGCAGGGTGACGTCCGCGACGGGGCCGCGGCGAGCGGTCGTACGACCGACTCGTGGGCGGAGCTCCCCGAGGCCGCCGAGCACGTGGTCCTCGGCAAGCCGACCCTGCCCGGGGCGGCCTACCCCGGCAAGGTGGCCGAGTTCGTCGGCCGCGAACGGTTCGGTCTGCGCGACCTGACGTTCCGCAGGGTCGTCGAGACGCCCGCGACCCTGTCGGCCGAACGCGACGGGGCACAGGTCACGTTCCGCGACGGGAACGGCGCCCTCGTCTGCACCGCCGAACTGACCGCGCCGGAACAGCCGGCGCTCCCCGTCCCGCCGTCCGGCGACGGCTTCACCACCGTCGAACTCGGCGCGCTCTACCGCGGGTTCGAACGCCACGGACTGGCCTACGGCTCCTCGTTCCGGACCGTCGCCGCACTCTCCACCGCACCCGGTCAGGCGAGGGGCGTGCTCCGCGCCGGCGCCGCACCCGACGGTGTGGTCGACGCGCGGCTCCTCGACGGAGCCTTCCAGGTCGCCCTCACCGCGTGCGGGGCGCAGGGCCTGTACGTGCCGTTCGCCGTCGAACGGCTCACGGTAGTCGGCCCTGTCCCGGCCACCGCGCGGGTGTATGCCCGGCGCGAGAGGGAGACCGGTCCCGACTCCGGTCTGCTGACCGCGAGTCTGGTGATCCTCGACGGTGACGATCCGGTGCTGGAAGCCCGCGGCATCACCTGGAAGCGGCTCTCCAGCACGCCGTCGGCCGGTGACCCGCGACCCGTCACGGCCCAGGGCGTCGACGCCGGCTCGGGCCGGTCCGTGGTCCCGGCCGCCGGGAGTAACGGACACCGTCCCGTGCCCGCCCGGCCCGGACGAGGCGACGCTCTCGATGCCACGTTGGCCCGTTGGGTGGCCGACGCCCTGGAGACGGGGATCGAGGAGCTCGAACCGGACCGCCCGTTGCAGGAGCAGGGGCTCGACTCCGTACTCGCCGTCGCGCTGGCGCAGGACCTCCGCGCCAAGCTGGGCGTCGACATTCCCGTGACCCTCGTCCTCGAAACCGGGTCGGTCGACCGGCTCGCCGCCGAACTCCGCGAGGAGTACGGCGTCACCACCATCCCCGGCGAGGCCACCCACACCGAGAAGCCGGACGTCGCCACGTCCACCCCGGAGTCGGACGCCGCCACGTCCACCGCAGCGCCGGACGCCACCCGCTCGTATCCTCGGCAGGCACAACTCGCCCCCTTGGCGGAGCCGTTCACCACACCCGCGGCGCCGACGGCCGGCACGGCCGACCCGGAACGGCACGACATCGCCGTCATCGGCATCGACGGCGTCTTCCCGAACGCCGCCGACACCGGGGAACTGTGGCGGATCCTGCTCGACGGTGAGGACTGCCTCAGCGAAGTACCCGCCTCCCGCTGGGACATCGACGCCTACTACGGCACCGACGGCGAGCCCGGCACCGTGTACCTCAGGCGGGCCGGCTTCGTCGACGGGCTGACCGACTTCGATCCCGGGTTCTTCCGGCTGTCACCCGCCGAGGCGCAGTGGATCGACCCGCAGCAGCGGCATCTCATCCAGTCGGCCTGGCGCGCCCTGGAGGACGCCGGGCTGGCGGGGAGGCCGCACCGCTCCACTGGCGTGTTCGTGGGCGCCAGTTACCAGCACTACCGCGACGTGGTCGTCGACGACGTCGTCCAGACCGCGGCCGGCCTCGGCAACCACAACGCGATCCTCGCCAACCGGCTCAGCTACTTCCTCGACCTGCACGGCCCCAGCATGACGGTGGACACGCTCTGCTCGTCGTCGCTGGTCGCCCTGCACACGGCGGTGCGCAGCATCCGCAACGGGGAGTGCGAGCAGGCGATCGTCGCCGGTGTGCACCTGGGTATGTCGCCCCAGTACTTCCAACTCGGCTCACGTCTCAGGTCGTTCTCACCGACCGGCAGGTCGCGTGCCTTCGACGCCGGTGCGGACGGGTTCGTACCGGGTGAAGGGGTCGTGTCGGTCGTGGTGAAGCCCCTGGCTGCGGCGCTGCGTGACGGGGACCGGGTGCGCGGTGTGATCCGGGGGAGTGCGGTCAACCACGGCGGCCGCACGAGCGGTCTGACGGTCCCCAGCGGAGGGAGCCAGCAGGAGGTCGTGGCCGCGGCTCTGGCGGACGCGCGGGTGTCGCCGGAGTCGATCGGTCTGGTCGAGGCGCACGGCACGGGCACGGGACTGGGCGATCCGATCGAGGTGAAGGGGCTGACGCGTGCGTGGCGCCGCCACACGGAGCGGTCGCAGTTCTGCGCGCTGGGCTCCCTGAAGAGCAACATCGGCCACCTGGAGCCCGCGGCAGGCCTCGCGGGGCTGGTGAAGGTCCTGTTGGCGCTGGAACGCGGGGTCGTCCCGCCGACGGTGAACGTGACGCGGCCGAACGACCACATCCGCTTCGAGGGAACGCCGTTCTACCTCGCGGACCGGCCCGTCGAGTGGCCGCGCACGGGCGGTCCGCGTCGTGGCGCGGTCAGCGCGTTCGGCATGGGCGGCGTCAACGCGCACGTCATCGTCGAAGAGGCACCCGACGTGCCCGCCCCTGCGGGCCCGGTGCAGGGCAGCCATCTGGTACGGGTCACCGGCGCCGACGAGGCCGCGGTGCGCGCCCTCGCCGCCGCCTACGCCGACCACGTGGCCGTCACGCCCGAGGACCAGCTGGGACACGTCGCCTTCACCGCGAACGCCGGCCGCGCCGCCCAGCGCCACCGGGTCGCCGTGCACGGTGCCACGGCTCAGGAGCTGGCCGACCGGCTCACCGACGTCGCCGCCGGCCGTACACCCGTCGTCCGGCACACCGGCAAGCCCGCCACCACGGCTTTCCTCTTCACCGGCCAGGGCTCCCAGTACCCCGGCATGGGCCGGGACCTGTACACCACGGAACCGCACTTCCACGACGCGCTGCACGAGTGCGCCGACCTCCTCGTCCCGCACATCGACGTCCCCTTGCTCGACCTGCTGTGGGGCGACGCCCAACAGCTGCTGGACCAGACCCGGTACGCACAGCCCGCCATCGTCAGCGTCGAGGTGGCCCTGGCCCGGTACCTGGAGGCCGCCGGGGTGCGCCCCGACGCCGTCGCCGGGCACAGCCTCGGCGAGCTCACCGCCGCCTGGTCCGCCGGCGTGCTCTCCCTGCCCGACCTGCTCCGCCTGACCGCCCTGCGCGGACGGCTCATGCAGGACCAGCCCGCGACCGGCGCCATGGCGGTCGTCCACACCGACACCGACACCCTCACCGCCGCGCTGCGAGCCCACCCAGGTCTGGAGATCGCCGCTTACAACGCGCCCCGGATCCACACCGTCACGGGCCCCGCCGACGCGCTCGCCCGCTTCGGTGAGGAGACCTCGCACCGGACCCAGCTCCTCACGGTCAGCCACGCCTTCCACTCCGCCGACATGGAACCGGCCGTCGCGCCCTTCGCCGAGGCCGTGGCCGCCACATCCCTCAAGCCGCCCGCCATCCCGTTGGCGGCCACCCTCACCGGCACCTGGCACACCCCGGACTCCGCCGTCGACGCCGGACACTGGGCCGAGGCCATCCGCCGGCCCGTCCGCTTCACCCAGGCCCTGAGCGCCCTCGCCGAGACACACCCGCGGGCCGTCTGGGAGATCGGCCCCCACCCCCAGCTCACGCCCCTGGCCCGCACGACCCTCGCCGAGCCGCACCCCGTCTGGCTCACCACCCTCCACCGAGGACGCGAGGACCAGGTCCAGCTCCACACCGCCCTGGCCGACCACCACAACCGCACGGGCGCCGAACTGAACTGGAGCGCCCTCCACGAGGGCAAGCAGCACCGCACGACCACCATCCCCACCTATCCGTTCCACCGAGAGCCGCTGGCCGCGCCCCCCGCTCGCCGCCGCGCCGTGACGAACGCCGTCAGCCACCCGCTGTTCGACCGCCACTACGAGCACCGGAGCGAGGGACAGTGA
- a CDS encoding formyltransferase family protein has translation MTTNCYIIGGTRVLTQCAAQLLDAGVRVEGVLSDDPAVVGWAGEHAVPVLDPHDDLAATLSERKFDYLFSMVNFRILTADVLDLPEVAAVNFHDGPLPRYSGSNVPAWALYEGATRHAATWHRMTEAVDAGSVLLERWFPVRDHSTALSLTYETAEAGIELFKDLVPHIVAGTLPDPVDTGDRERRFYRRSGRMASGGLIHAGTSAAEAARISKALDYGSFPNPLGVPTLVTEQGAVLTRQIRLTPRDEPRTDTVVQSVTTSALTLSAPDADLVLSDFAAVDGSALSGQAAAQRLGAIEGAPLPPVGEERLAAIAAAQKPLRVHEPWWSARLRELRPARLPVDDFSAGGAHYGRYELAFVPGSRGRRSVSSAPSSTSWPSARASGASTSPGRRRPPAYGPRRPTASPPRASPYGSTATAPVPCATSWTRPPPGTDTPPTSRSGSASRDVPWAPGSRRSPT, from the coding sequence ATGACGACCAACTGCTACATCATCGGGGGAACCAGGGTCCTCACCCAGTGCGCCGCACAGCTGCTCGACGCGGGCGTACGCGTCGAGGGAGTCCTCAGCGACGACCCGGCGGTCGTCGGGTGGGCCGGCGAACACGCCGTGCCCGTGCTCGACCCGCACGACGACCTGGCGGCGACGCTCTCCGAGCGCAAGTTCGACTACCTGTTCAGCATGGTCAACTTCCGTATCCTGACCGCGGACGTCCTGGACCTGCCCGAGGTCGCCGCGGTCAACTTCCACGACGGCCCCCTGCCCCGCTACTCCGGCAGCAACGTCCCGGCCTGGGCCCTGTACGAGGGTGCGACCCGGCACGCGGCGACCTGGCACCGGATGACGGAGGCCGTGGACGCCGGAAGCGTCCTGCTCGAACGCTGGTTCCCGGTCCGCGATCACTCCACCGCGCTCTCGCTGACGTACGAGACCGCCGAGGCCGGCATCGAGCTGTTCAAGGACCTCGTCCCGCACATCGTGGCGGGCACCCTGCCCGACCCCGTCGACACCGGTGACCGCGAGCGGCGGTTCTACCGGCGGTCCGGCCGCATGGCCTCCGGTGGGCTCATCCACGCCGGCACCTCGGCGGCCGAGGCCGCCCGTATCTCCAAGGCCCTGGACTACGGCAGCTTCCCGAACCCGCTCGGCGTCCCCACGCTCGTCACCGAACAGGGCGCCGTCCTCACCCGGCAGATCAGGCTCACACCCCGGGACGAGCCCCGCACGGACACCGTCGTGCAGTCGGTGACCACCTCGGCGCTGACCCTGTCCGCCCCGGACGCCGACCTCGTCCTCAGCGACTTCGCCGCCGTCGACGGCAGCGCCCTCAGCGGCCAGGCCGCGGCACAGCGGCTCGGCGCCATCGAAGGCGCGCCACTGCCTCCCGTCGGCGAGGAACGGCTCGCCGCCATCGCCGCCGCCCAGAAGCCGCTGCGCGTCCACGAACCGTGGTGGAGCGCGCGGCTGCGGGAGCTGCGCCCGGCGCGGCTGCCCGTCGACGACTTCAGCGCCGGCGGGGCGCACTACGGCCGCTACGAGCTCGCGTTCGTCCCCGGCTCCCGGGGGAGGCGATCGGTGTCGTCCGCGCCTTCCTCGACGTCGTGGCCGAGCGCGCGGGCGAGCGGAGCTTCGACTTCGCCTGGTCGCCGTCGGCCGCCCGCGTACGGGCCGAGGAGACCCACGGCATCGCCGCCGCGCGCTTCCCCGTACGGTTCGACGGCGACAGCGCCCGTGCCCTGCGCGACAAGCTGGACGAGGCCGCCGCCCGGCACGGATACGCCGCCGACCTCGAGGTCCGGCTCGGCCTCGCGGGACGTCCCCTGGGCTCCGGGGAGCCGACGTTCACCGACGTGA
- a CDS encoding aromatic ring-hydroxylating dioxygenase subunit alpha, translated as MTRASSMFDLISEQTEQRPYFESGGIGRSHEFYTGEEQYRRELSRVYGRHWLPVDHVSRLKEKGAYSTLNIGSGSVLLLHGDDGIQAYHNYCRHRGYKLVEEASGKRQSLVCLYHCWVYDRNGKLKSLNGTYFDHFFEKEKNGLLPIRTEVRHGVVFITFSDDAPDLDKALGEFGEFARVYELAHLECVQAKDYPVASNWKLVAHNVNESLHFPTAHKDLHRITDFDDAGTYDLEGDIVGAWQSIRSGFNSVSMTGHSRRTPMPLVPEADRQRINWITILPNLLFGFTADYVMMQWVWPESPGTCFVRHFWLFHPSETAKTDFSHEAVFALWDKANYEDWEMCERTHRGLSNPLWTPGQLSLDEEVVSQIDAWVAARTADAAQDADGTDPGRPAEPAAAEG; from the coding sequence ATGACGCGTGCGTCCAGCATGTTCGACCTCATCAGCGAGCAGACCGAGCAGAGGCCCTACTTCGAGTCCGGCGGCATCGGCCGGTCGCACGAGTTCTACACAGGCGAGGAGCAGTACCGGCGGGAGCTGTCCCGCGTCTACGGCCGACACTGGCTCCCAGTGGACCATGTCTCACGCCTCAAGGAGAAGGGCGCCTACAGCACCCTGAACATCGGTAGCGGCTCCGTTCTGCTCCTCCACGGCGACGACGGCATCCAGGCGTACCACAACTACTGCCGGCACCGGGGCTACAAGCTCGTGGAGGAGGCCAGCGGCAAACGGCAGAGCCTCGTGTGCCTCTACCACTGCTGGGTGTACGACCGGAACGGCAAGCTCAAGAGCCTCAACGGCACCTACTTCGACCACTTCTTCGAGAAGGAGAAGAACGGACTGCTGCCCATCCGCACCGAGGTCCGTCACGGCGTCGTCTTCATCACCTTCTCCGACGACGCCCCCGACCTCGACAAGGCCCTGGGGGAGTTCGGGGAGTTCGCGCGCGTCTATGAACTCGCCCACCTGGAGTGCGTCCAGGCCAAGGACTACCCGGTCGCCTCGAACTGGAAGCTCGTCGCGCACAACGTCAACGAGAGCCTGCACTTCCCGACCGCGCACAAGGACCTGCACCGCATCACCGATTTCGACGACGCGGGCACGTACGACCTCGAGGGTGACATCGTCGGGGCCTGGCAGTCCATCCGCAGCGGCTTCAACTCCGTGTCCATGACGGGGCACAGCCGGCGCACGCCGATGCCGCTGGTGCCCGAGGCCGACCGGCAGCGGATCAACTGGATCACCATCCTGCCCAACCTGCTGTTCGGATTCACAGCCGACTACGTGATGATGCAGTGGGTCTGGCCCGAGAGCCCCGGCACCTGCTTCGTGCGGCACTTCTGGCTGTTCCACCCCTCCGAGACCGCCAAGACCGACTTCTCCCACGAAGCCGTGTTCGCCCTGTGGGACAAGGCGAACTACGAGGACTGGGAGATGTGCGAGCGCACCCACCGCGGTCTGTCGAACCCGCTGTGGACCCCCGGTCAGCTCTCCCTCGACGAAGAGGTCGTCTCCCAGATCGACGCCTGGGTCGCCGCCCGCACCGCGGACGCCGCGCAGGACGCGGACGGCACCGACCCGGGCCGCCCCGCCGAACCCGCCGCGGCAGAGGGGTGA